The Agromyces mariniharenae sequence CTGCTCGCGGCCGTGCGCTCGGCGAGCAGCTCGTCGGCGAGGGCGAGGTAGCGCTCGGCGGTCGCGCGCCACGAGTGGCCCTCGACGCTGGCCCGGGCACGCCGGCGGAACCCGGCGAGCTCGTCGTCCTCCAGCCCCGCGAGCTCCTCGAGTCGCTCGCCCACCGCGAGCGGATCACGGTCGACGAGGTAGCCGTTGTCGCCGTCCACGACGATCTCGGGCGCGTAGCCGACCCGTGTGGTCACCACGGGCAGCCCGCTCGCGAGCGCCTCGAGCACGACGAGCGCGTTCGCCTCGTAGGCGCTCGGCAGCACGAACATGTCGGATGCCGCGAGGAACGGTGCGAGGTCGTGTCGCGGGCCGACGAACAGCACGCGGTCGCCGACGCCGAGCCCCTGTGCCGACGCGTTCGCCTCCGCGATGATGTCGTCGGAGCCTCCGACGATGAGCAGCAGGACCGACGGCGCGTAACGCAGTCCCTCGATCGCGTACCGCAGGCCCTTTCGGTGGAACTCGTGCCCGATGAACACCGCCACGCGCTCGTCGGTGCCGAGGCCGAGGGCGCTCCGCGCCTCGACGCGCTCCTCGTGCGTCGGCGGCCGGAAGCGCCCGAGGTCGACGCCGTTCGGGATCTCGACCGTGCGGGGCCGTACGCGTCCGTACGCGTCGCGCAGTTCCGCGACATCCTGCTGCGACAGCACGACCACGGCTCGATGGGTGCGCCCCCGGTACCGGGCGCGGTCGCGCAGGTGGACGAAGATGTGGAACGGGTTGCGCACCATCAGCCACGCGGGGTTCCCGCGAGCCCGCATCGACCCGAGGATCACGCCGTGGTTCACGTACACGTCGCCCGCCATGACGTCGTTGTGGCAGATCGAGACCGCGTCGGGCCGCTCCGCGAGGAAGCGGCGGGCGCGAGCGGTGCCGAAGGTGCTGAACCACACCACGCGCCAGCCGCGCGCGAGTCGGCGCATGAGCTTGGAGCGCGGCCACGGGCGGGGCCGTCCGCGCCGGGCGTCGTCGAAGGTGTAGCGCTCGACGCTCGCCCCGAGCGCCCGGAACTGCTGCTCGAGGTTCCACGCGACGCCGGCCACGCCCGAGCCGGGGCCGATGAACGGCACGATCTGCACGATGCGGGTCATGCGACCGACCCGTCCGACGACTCGAGGTACCTTGCCTCCACCCGTGCCGGGCCCAGGCGGTAGAGCGCGGCGCGCTTGCGGGCGGCTCGGCCGCGCTCGCCGGGGAGCGCGATCGACCGGGCCATCGAGCCGATCCACTGCGCCGTGCGGGCGGTCTGCCACCCGACCGTCCCGTGGTGCTTGCGCAGGTAGCGCTCGAGCGAGGCGTGGAAATGCGCCTCGCGGCGCGACGGGTCGCTGCTCGTGCCGGCCCCCGTGTGCACGGCGCGAGCGGCCGGGACCTCGGCGTGCCGCCAGCCCAGCCGGTGCGCGCGGTAGGCCCAGTCGGTCTCCTCGGCGTAGAGGAAGAACCCCTCGTCGAGGCCCCCGACCTGGTCGAGCGCCTCGGCGCGCAGCATGAGCACTGAGCCGATGACGAACGTCGGCCCGCGTCGGAGCCCGGCCAGTCCAAGCGCCTCGAGCCAGGCCGCGGTCGGCGACGGATACCGCCACTCCACCCGCGCGGGCTCGCCCTGCTCGTCGACCTGGGCGGGGCCCACGCTCGCGAGGTCGGGCGCGGCCAGCAGCGCCGCGTGCAGCGCGTCGATGTCGGCGCGCGAGATCACGGCGTCGGGATTGACGAGCAGCACGTCGGCGCCGGGTCGGAGCCGGTCGGCCAGCGCGACGTTGACGCCGGCGGCGAAGCCCCCGTTGCGGCCCGGGTCGAGGTACCGCACGCCCAGCTCGTCGCAGAGCGCCGCGATCTCGGGCAGCGAGGAATTGTCGACGACCGTGACCGGCAGGCCGGCCAGCGGCTCCAGCGCCCGACGCAGGAGCTCGGGGGCGCCGTACGCCACGACGACCACCTCGATCTCGCGGTCGTGGTCCGCCGCGCCGGGCGAGCGAACGGGCGCCGTCGCGTCGCCGTCGTGCAGCACTGATCGGTACAGGTCGAGGTAGGCGCGACCCACCTCGTTCCAGTCGCAGGATGCCGCACGCTCGCGTCCGAGCGACCGCAGCTCGCCCGCGCGCGGGCCCGCCGCGTCCACCAGTGCCGCGGCAAGCGCGTCGGCGTCGCCGATCGGGACCACGATGCCCGCGCCGCCGACGACGTCGGGGAGCGCCCCCGCATCGCTGGAGACGACGGGCACGCCGCACGCCATCGCCTCGATCGCGACGCGGCCGAACTGCTCGGTCCAGGTCGGCGTCGGGAGCGACGGCACGGCGAGCACGTCGATCGAGCGGTAGAACGCGACCACGTCCTCGGGCGCCAGCGCTCCGAGCACCTCGACGCGATCGGCGAGGCCGCGTCGCGCCACGATGTCGGGCAGGTCGGCCGCCATCGGCCCCCCGCCCGCGATGCGGACGTGCAGGCGGCGGTCGCGCGCCATCGCGTCGAAGAGCACACCGAGGCCCTTCTCGGGAACGAGGCGGCCGGCGAAGCCGACGACGATGCGGGCGGCTGCGTCGGAAGCGTCGGTCGCCGCGTCGCCGGCGGCGGCCGGGGCGTCCGTCGCGACATCCGCGTGCCCGTCGCTGAAGCGCTCGAGGTCGATGCCGAGCGGGATCACGCGGGCGCGACCGGCGAAGCCCTTCGCCTCGGCGATGCGCGCGGCATCCGTGTTGCAGGCCGAGACGCCGGAGGCGGTGCGCAGGGCGTGCCGCTCGAGCCACCCGAACGGGATCGGGTAGCGCTTCGCGAGGTTCTGCGCGGTGTAGAGGACGACGGGCGCCTGGTTGCGGCGCAGGCCGCGGAGCAGCAGGAGCTCCGCGGTCGCGAGCGAGAACGGCTCCTCGTGCACGTCGATGACGTCCCAGTGCTCGCCGAGGCGTCGCCAGAGGGGCCGCGGGTCGTACAGGAAGAGCGCGGGGTGCCGGCCGATCGTGGCGACGCCCTCGACGCGCTCGCTCGGTCGTGGGCGCAGGGCCACCAGCGCGCCTCCTTCGGGCCATGCCCGCGCGCTCAGGAGCGCCACCTCGACGCCCAGGCTCGCCACGGCCCGTTCACGGCCGCGCCATTCATCGACGACGGCGCTGTGCGAGACCCTCAGCGCGCGCACACCGCCCCCTCAACGTAGACTGCCTTCGACAGATACAA is a genomic window containing:
- a CDS encoding glycosyltransferase family 4 protein yields the protein MTRIVQIVPFIGPGSGVAGVAWNLEQQFRALGASVERYTFDDARRGRPRPWPRSKLMRRLARGWRVVWFSTFGTARARRFLAERPDAVSICHNDVMAGDVYVNHGVILGSMRARGNPAWLMVRNPFHIFVHLRDRARYRGRTHRAVVVLSQQDVAELRDAYGRVRPRTVEIPNGVDLGRFRPPTHEERVEARSALGLGTDERVAVFIGHEFHRKGLRYAIEGLRYAPSVLLLIVGGSDDIIAEANASAQGLGVGDRVLFVGPRHDLAPFLAASDMFVLPSAYEANALVVLEALASGLPVVTTRVGYAPEIVVDGDNGYLVDRDPLAVGERLEELAGLEDDELAGFRRRARASVEGHSWRATAERYLALADELLAERTAASRPGAPGGTEAKAAP
- a CDS encoding glycosyltransferase, which encodes MRALRVSHSAVVDEWRGRERAVASLGVEVALLSARAWPEGGALVALRPRPSERVEGVATIGRHPALFLYDPRPLWRRLGEHWDVIDVHEEPFSLATAELLLLRGLRRNQAPVVLYTAQNLAKRYPIPFGWLERHALRTASGVSACNTDAARIAEAKGFAGRARVIPLGIDLERFSDGHADVATDAPAAAGDAATDASDAAARIVVGFAGRLVPEKGLGVLFDAMARDRRLHVRIAGGGPMAADLPDIVARRGLADRVEVLGALAPEDVVAFYRSIDVLAVPSLPTPTWTEQFGRVAIEAMACGVPVVSSDAGALPDVVGGAGIVVPIGDADALAAALVDAAGPRAGELRSLGRERAASCDWNEVGRAYLDLYRSVLHDGDATAPVRSPGAADHDREIEVVVVAYGAPELLRRALEPLAGLPVTVVDNSSLPEIAALCDELGVRYLDPGRNGGFAAGVNVALADRLRPGADVLLVNPDAVISRADIDALHAALLAAPDLASVGPAQVDEQGEPARVEWRYPSPTAAWLEALGLAGLRRGPTFVIGSVLMLRAEALDQVGGLDEGFFLYAEETDWAYRAHRLGWRHAEVPAARAVHTGAGTSSDPSRREAHFHASLERYLRKHHGTVGWQTARTAQWIGSMARSIALPGERGRAARKRAALYRLGPARVEARYLESSDGSVA